One genomic segment of Hymenobacter psoromatis includes these proteins:
- a CDS encoding SCO family protein, which produces MMRLKYLPLAALLALAGCGAAGGSADTDTPATLPYVGNTEPTDGAGQGATAAPTKVPPFRLHDQDGHLVTNQSLAGKVYLTDFFFATCPGICPKMQSEMLKVYKQFGTNPKVAFISETIDPDHDSLAVLRDYARRLGVGTPGSSWRFVRASRDTAFTLAAAYFTGAMPDKAAPGGIAHSGTFALVDDQGHVRGLYDSLNPQEVSRLQKELPVLLAEAKTRQGQPVAAQP; this is translated from the coding sequence ATGATGCGTTTGAAATATTTGCCCCTGGCTGCCTTGCTGGCGCTGGCGGGCTGCGGGGCAGCCGGTGGCAGCGCCGATACCGATACTCCCGCTACCCTGCCCTACGTGGGCAACACGGAGCCGACCGACGGGGCTGGCCAGGGCGCAACGGCGGCCCCCACCAAGGTGCCGCCCTTCCGGCTGCACGACCAGGACGGCCACCTCGTCACGAACCAGAGCTTGGCGGGCAAGGTCTATCTCACCGACTTTTTCTTTGCCACCTGCCCCGGCATTTGCCCCAAAATGCAGAGCGAGATGCTGAAGGTGTACAAGCAGTTCGGCACCAACCCGAAGGTGGCATTCATCTCCGAAACCATTGACCCCGACCACGATAGCCTGGCCGTGCTGCGCGACTACGCCCGCCGGCTGGGGGTAGGCACGCCCGGCAGCAGCTGGCGCTTCGTGCGGGCCAGCCGCGACACGGCCTTTACCCTGGCGGCGGCCTACTTCACCGGCGCCATGCCCGATAAAGCGGCCCCCGGCGGCATTGCCCACAGCGGCACCTTCGCGCTGGTAGACGACCAGGGCCACGTGCGCGGCCTTTACGATAGCCTGAACCCGCAGGAAGTATCCCGCCTGCAAAAAGAGCTACCCGTGCTGCTGGCCGAAGCTAAGACCCGGCAGGGCCAGCCCGTAGCCGCTCAGCCTTAA
- a CDS encoding helical backbone metal receptor, with protein MTFDAHQRQRTVIDQMGREVSFPYPPLRIVSLVPSQTELLFDLGLQKQLEGVTKFCIHPPNARHTASVIGGTKNFDFAKIKATRPDLIIGNKEENYQEGINQLALQYPVWMSNVADLPEALDMIRRIGDITSKSRIAESLASAIQQSFDKLLLPTPPLQAAYFIWRKPYMVAASGTFIDDMLRRAGFRNAFAHVGRYPEVTSEQLAKASPAHIFLSSEPYPFGEKHVAEFQEICPTAKIQVVNGELFSWYGTRLLLSATYFQKLQHARGLE; from the coding sequence ATGACATTCGATGCTCACCAACGCCAGCGCACGGTAATTGACCAGATGGGAAGAGAAGTAAGCTTTCCTTACCCACCGCTGCGCATTGTTTCGTTAGTACCCTCCCAAACCGAGCTACTGTTTGACCTGGGACTACAAAAACAGCTAGAAGGAGTCACTAAATTTTGTATTCATCCGCCTAATGCCCGCCATACGGCCAGCGTAATTGGAGGCACGAAAAATTTTGACTTCGCTAAAATTAAGGCTACCCGTCCCGATTTAATTATTGGTAACAAGGAGGAAAATTATCAGGAAGGCATCAATCAGCTCGCGCTTCAGTACCCGGTTTGGATGAGTAATGTAGCAGATTTGCCGGAGGCGCTTGATATGATTCGCCGCATTGGAGACATTACCAGTAAATCCAGAATTGCCGAGTCACTTGCCTCAGCCATCCAACAGTCGTTTGATAAGCTTTTGCTTCCTACTCCCCCACTGCAAGCGGCCTATTTCATCTGGCGTAAGCCCTATATGGTAGCGGCCAGCGGCACGTTTATCGACGATATGCTGCGCCGGGCAGGTTTTCGCAATGCTTTCGCACACGTAGGCCGCTACCCCGAAGTGACGTCTGAACAACTGGCTAAGGCAAGCCCAGCACACATTTTTTTGTCGTCTGAACCCTACCCTTTTGGGGAAAAACACGTGGCCGAATTTCAGGAAATTTGCCCGACAGCCAAGATTCAAGTTGTGAATGGTGAGCTTTTTAGTTGGTATGGTACCCGACTTTTGCTATCAGCTACTTATTTCCAAAAGCTCCAACACGCAAGGGGCTTGGAGTAA
- a CDS encoding aldo/keto reductase, with protein MQTRQLGRSGPTVSALGLGCMGMSDFYGQPDDAESLRTLARALELGVNFLDTADMYGPYTNEELLGRFLQEDKTRRAKVLLATKFGIVRDPSNPAKRSVSGRPEYVRQAAEGSLKRLGTDHLDLYYQHRVDPQVPIEETVGAMSRLVEEGKVRFLGLSEAGPDTIRRAQATHPIAALQTEYSLWSRDVEVEILPLLRELGIGLVPYSPLGRGFLTGEIQQFDDFALDDYRRHSPRFQGENFQKNLHLVNHLRDLARAKGITASQLALAWVLVQGNDLVPIPGTKRVKYLEENVGALAVQLTPDELRHLDELLPLGAAAGTRYPEAMMGMVGR; from the coding sequence ATGCAAACCCGCCAACTCGGCCGCTCCGGCCCTACTGTTTCTGCCCTCGGCCTCGGCTGCATGGGTATGTCTGACTTCTACGGCCAGCCCGACGATGCTGAAAGCCTGCGCACCCTGGCCCGCGCCCTGGAGCTGGGTGTGAATTTTCTGGATACCGCTGATATGTACGGCCCCTACACCAATGAGGAGCTACTGGGCCGCTTCTTGCAGGAAGATAAAACCCGCCGCGCTAAAGTACTACTGGCTACCAAGTTCGGTATCGTGCGCGACCCAAGCAACCCCGCTAAGCGCAGCGTTAGCGGCCGGCCCGAGTACGTGCGCCAGGCAGCCGAGGGTAGCCTGAAACGCCTCGGCACTGACCACCTCGACCTATACTACCAGCATCGCGTAGACCCGCAGGTGCCCATCGAGGAAACCGTGGGGGCCATGAGTCGCCTCGTGGAAGAGGGTAAAGTGCGCTTCCTGGGCCTCAGCGAAGCCGGCCCCGATACCATTCGTCGGGCCCAGGCCACGCACCCCATCGCGGCCCTGCAAACCGAATACAGCCTCTGGAGCCGCGACGTAGAAGTAGAAATCCTGCCCCTGCTGCGCGAGCTGGGCATTGGGCTGGTGCCGTACTCGCCGCTAGGCCGCGGCTTCCTGACCGGCGAAATCCAGCAATTTGATGATTTCGCGCTCGACGACTACCGCCGCCACTCGCCCCGCTTCCAAGGTGAGAATTTCCAAAAAAACCTGCACCTCGTCAACCACCTGCGCGACCTAGCTCGTGCTAAAGGCATAACCGCCAGTCAGTTAGCTCTGGCTTGGGTGCTGGTCCAAGGTAATGACCTAGTGCCCATCCCTGGCACTAAGCGCGTAAAATATCTGGAAGAAAACGTGGGCGCCCTCGCCGTGCAGCTCACCCCCGACGAGCTACGCCACCTCGACGAATTGCTACCCCTCGGGGCCGCCGCCGGCACTCGCTATCCGGAAGCCATGATGGGCATGGTTGGGCGGTAA
- a CDS encoding DUF2062 domain-containing protein, which produces MTVTTISATGVRTAPEAPPRTWMQRRLVDPFISLLKAGLSPGSLALTAGLGVAFGLAPIFGLTTIISTATALRLRLNVAAMQLVCHVLSPLQLLLLLPLLRWGATLLGQGQLVANLSLTQIRHMAKADGWGSVLHLLWRAELGALLIWAVAAVPVVLGLYVGLQPVFKRFISRHEAESVG; this is translated from the coding sequence ATGACAGTTACGACCATTTCCGCCACTGGCGTGCGGACCGCACCCGAAGCCCCGCCCCGCACCTGGATGCAGCGCCGGCTGGTAGACCCGTTCATCAGTCTGCTCAAGGCAGGGCTTTCGCCTGGTAGCCTGGCTCTTACGGCCGGGCTGGGGGTAGCGTTCGGGCTGGCTCCCATATTTGGCCTTACCACCATTATCAGCACGGCTACTGCCCTGCGGCTGCGGCTCAACGTGGCGGCCATGCAGCTGGTATGCCACGTGCTGAGCCCATTGCAGCTGCTCTTGCTGCTGCCGCTTTTGCGCTGGGGCGCTACCCTGCTCGGCCAGGGCCAGCTGGTGGCCAACCTCAGCCTAACCCAAATCAGGCACATGGCCAAGGCCGACGGCTGGGGTAGCGTGCTGCACCTGCTATGGCGCGCCGAGCTGGGTGCGCTGCTCATCTGGGCGGTGGCCGCCGTGCCAGTGGTATTAGGGCTCTATGTGGGCCTACAGCCCGTTTTCAAGCGCTTTATCTCGCGCCACGAAGCAGAAAGTGTGGGGTAG
- a CDS encoding glycoside hydrolase family 28 protein, whose translation MSKFLLLAATLTFSASAALAQTYSVRAYGAVADGRTVTTAAIQKAVDACTKAGGGTVEVPAGIYLTGTINLKTNVNLHLDDGAVLKGSPILSDYQTYSVPGFGTNHYGILYSVHADNVSLTGPGTVDGNNEVFYDFTQAKTLDTATTRYTRQKNNYRHVASGIGDGPVVPKDRPRQMVIFSQCTHVRVIDVSLLNSPFWTMHFADCDAVNVDGIRLWSGLLVPNADGIDVSSSSNVTIENCDIRSGDDALAIVGYDHHFEIAGFSGLKHPCENINISNCNLQSYSSGIRIGFLDQNTVRNVNVSNCNITNSTRGINISLRDEGSLENLTFDNIRIETKLRTGDWWGNGEPIHISAIRGNADKSVKMGRIKNVRFSNITCRGENGILLYGTAESPLQDVQFHNITFDFVDSPLNSVAGGNVDLRGNLDPKLGLFARDIPGFLAEHINGLTVDNFKLNWDGAKAPFLSNGLEVNHFTGLRIRDFQGTGAPGNAKAQPISLQDGAEAMVDGKLRKAK comes from the coding sequence ATGTCTAAGTTTCTGCTACTGGCGGCCACGCTAACCTTTTCTGCCAGTGCCGCGCTGGCCCAAACCTATTCTGTGCGCGCCTATGGCGCGGTGGCCGACGGCCGCACCGTAACTACCGCCGCCATTCAGAAGGCTGTGGATGCCTGCACCAAGGCCGGTGGCGGCACGGTGGAAGTGCCGGCCGGTATCTACCTCACCGGCACCATCAACCTGAAAACCAACGTTAACCTGCACCTCGATGACGGAGCCGTCCTCAAGGGTAGCCCTATCCTGAGTGACTACCAGACTTACTCCGTACCTGGGTTCGGCACCAACCACTACGGCATTTTGTACTCAGTACACGCCGACAACGTGTCCTTGACCGGGCCCGGTACCGTGGACGGCAATAACGAGGTATTCTACGACTTTACCCAGGCCAAGACGCTCGATACCGCTACTACCCGCTACACCCGCCAAAAGAATAACTACCGCCACGTGGCCAGCGGCATCGGCGACGGGCCGGTAGTGCCCAAGGACCGCCCCCGGCAAATGGTGATTTTTTCGCAATGTACCCACGTGCGCGTCATCGACGTGTCGCTGCTCAACTCGCCGTTCTGGACCATGCACTTTGCCGACTGCGACGCGGTGAACGTGGACGGCATCCGGCTATGGTCGGGCCTGCTGGTACCCAACGCCGACGGCATCGACGTGTCGAGCAGCAGCAACGTAACCATTGAAAATTGTGACATTCGCTCAGGCGACGACGCGCTGGCCATCGTGGGCTATGACCATCACTTCGAAATTGCCGGCTTCAGCGGCCTAAAGCACCCCTGCGAAAACATCAATATCAGTAATTGCAACCTGCAATCGTATTCGAGCGGTATCCGCATCGGCTTTCTGGACCAAAACACCGTGCGCAACGTCAACGTGAGCAATTGTAACATTACCAATTCGACACGCGGTATAAATATCTCGCTACGCGACGAAGGCTCTCTAGAAAATCTGACGTTCGATAATATTCGCATTGAAACCAAGCTGCGCACCGGCGATTGGTGGGGCAACGGCGAGCCGATTCACATCTCGGCCATTCGCGGCAACGCGGATAAAAGCGTGAAAATGGGCCGCATCAAAAACGTGCGTTTCAGTAATATCACCTGCCGGGGCGAAAACGGTATCCTGCTCTACGGCACCGCCGAAAGCCCCCTGCAAGACGTGCAATTTCACAATATCACCTTCGACTTCGTAGATAGTCCCCTCAACAGCGTGGCCGGCGGCAACGTGGACCTACGCGGCAACCTCGACCCTAAGCTCGGCCTCTTCGCCCGCGACATTCCCGGCTTCCTGGCCGAGCACATCAATGGCCTAACGGTGGATAACTTCAAGCTGAACTGGGACGGCGCAAAAGCACCATTTCTGTCGAACGGTCTTGAAGTCAATCACTTCACTGGCCTGCGCATCCGTGACTTCCAGGGTACCGGCGCGCCCGGCAACGCTAAGGCCCAGCCGATTTCTTTGCAGGACGGTGCCGAGGCAATGGTGGACGGCAAGCTGAGAAAGGCGAAGTAA
- a CDS encoding c-type cytochrome: protein MPVRFYLHLTLVAGLLTLPGCFTNNRNQGERLYGQHCASCHGEQGQGLGQLIPPLAGSDYLAQHSYELACIVRWGLRGPIVVNGVAYNQQMLGVQDTASHHHLSPAQVTNLLNFLESHWGNHPGPAGVRTIAGTEAELRACGQQ from the coding sequence TTGCCCGTTCGGTTTTATCTGCATCTTACCCTGGTGGCCGGGCTGCTCACGCTGCCCGGCTGCTTCACTAATAACCGCAACCAGGGTGAGCGCCTCTACGGGCAGCACTGCGCCAGCTGCCACGGCGAGCAGGGCCAGGGCCTGGGACAGCTCATTCCGCCGCTGGCGGGCTCCGATTATCTGGCCCAACATTCATACGAACTAGCCTGCATCGTCCGCTGGGGGCTGCGCGGGCCGATTGTGGTTAATGGCGTGGCCTACAACCAGCAGATGCTGGGCGTGCAGGATACGGCCTCGCACCACCATCTCTCGCCGGCGCAGGTGACTAATCTGCTTAATTTTCTGGAAAGCCACTGGGGCAACCACCCCGGTCCGGCCGGCGTGCGCACCATCGCGGGCACCGAGGCCGAGTTGCGCGCCTGCGGCCAGCAATGA
- a CDS encoding YihY/virulence factor BrkB family protein, whose product MSTPSAPAPTPPAHHWPWWIEQWWLLRRAARELAANDPLRLGAATAFFTSFALPPIVIILVQLLGSVYSARGARRMLLTKLGQIIGTTATSMVEQTVHNVGHASRNRLITWLGFAFLVFVATTLFTVIQHSLNQLWQVRPRRQVSQVAVALRERVRSAGVLLATAVLSMLAFSADALLGIFADAIAGFDATFAHYAVQVLNALISLLIMTVWCGFVFRILSAAKVPWRAVRRGAVLTALLIGAGERVLGLLLVGRDLGPIYGPAASTVLVLLFVFYSAMIFYFGAAFTKAYAHHVGLDIKPKKTAVRYRLVNVEE is encoded by the coding sequence ATGTCTACCCCTTCTGCTCCGGCCCCTACCCCCCCCGCGCACCACTGGCCCTGGTGGATAGAGCAGTGGTGGCTGCTGCGCCGCGCCGCCCGTGAGCTGGCCGCCAACGACCCGCTGCGGCTGGGCGCGGCCACGGCGTTCTTTACCTCGTTTGCGCTGCCACCCATTGTCATCATCCTGGTGCAGCTGCTGGGCTCAGTGTATTCGGCGCGGGGCGCGCGCCGGATGCTACTCACCAAGCTCGGCCAGATTATCGGCACCACGGCCACGAGCATGGTGGAGCAAACCGTGCACAACGTGGGCCACGCGAGCCGCAACCGGCTTATTACCTGGCTGGGCTTCGCGTTTCTGGTGTTCGTAGCCACCACGTTATTCACCGTTATCCAGCACTCCCTCAACCAGTTGTGGCAGGTGCGGCCGCGGCGGCAGGTGAGCCAGGTAGCGGTGGCCCTGCGCGAGCGCGTGCGCTCGGCGGGCGTGCTGCTGGCCACGGCGGTACTCTCCATGCTGGCCTTTTCGGCCGATGCGCTGCTGGGCATTTTTGCCGATGCGATAGCCGGCTTCGACGCCACCTTTGCCCATTACGCAGTGCAGGTACTCAATGCACTGATAAGCCTGCTGATTATGACCGTGTGGTGCGGGTTCGTATTTCGCATCCTGAGCGCGGCCAAAGTGCCCTGGCGGGCAGTGCGGCGCGGAGCAGTGCTGACGGCCCTGCTCATTGGTGCGGGCGAGCGGGTGCTGGGCCTGCTGCTCGTGGGCCGCGACCTCGGGCCCATCTACGGCCCGGCGGCCAGCACGGTACTGGTACTGCTATTCGTATTCTATTCGGCGATGATTTTCTATTTCGGCGCGGCCTTCACCAAAGCCTACGCGCACCACGTGGGGCTGGATATCAAGCCCAAGAAAACGGCTGTGCGGTACCGGCTGGTGAATGTGGAAGAATGA
- a CDS encoding dienelactone hydrolase family protein, which produces MDQRIINLFDEYTHRPLSRKEFLDRLAALTGGAALAAAALAMLEPGYARAATIAPLGDDLLEETVTWPGDGATVSGYLVRPKGRKKRGAVVVIHENRGLTPHIKDVTQRVARAGYLALGVDALSVLGGTPADEDKGRELIGQLDGPKNLNNYLAALNYLRARPECNGRTGCVGFCWGGGLANQLAVHDPLLNAAVAYYGQQPKAEDVPQIKAALMLHYAGLDQRIDAGIPAYETALKAAHIPYELFIYEGVNHAFNNDTSPARYNAEAAKLAWERTLRLFKEKLG; this is translated from the coding sequence ATGGACCAGCGCATAATTAACCTCTTCGACGAGTACACGCACCGGCCGCTATCGCGTAAGGAATTTCTGGACCGACTGGCGGCGCTAACGGGCGGCGCGGCGCTGGCGGCGGCGGCACTGGCCATGCTGGAACCGGGCTACGCGCGGGCCGCCACGATAGCGCCGCTAGGCGACGACCTGCTGGAAGAAACCGTAACCTGGCCCGGCGACGGGGCCACCGTGAGCGGCTACTTAGTGCGCCCCAAAGGCCGGAAAAAGCGCGGCGCAGTGGTTGTCATTCACGAAAACCGGGGCCTCACGCCGCATATTAAGGACGTGACGCAGCGCGTGGCACGGGCCGGCTACCTGGCGTTGGGCGTGGATGCGCTGTCGGTACTGGGCGGCACGCCCGCCGACGAGGACAAGGGCCGCGAGCTAATCGGGCAGCTTGACGGGCCGAAAAACCTGAATAACTACCTCGCCGCCCTCAACTACTTGCGCGCCCGGCCCGAGTGCAACGGCCGCACCGGCTGCGTGGGCTTCTGCTGGGGCGGTGGCCTGGCCAACCAGCTTGCGGTGCACGACCCGCTGCTGAACGCTGCCGTGGCCTACTACGGCCAGCAGCCCAAGGCCGAAGACGTGCCCCAAATAAAAGCCGCCCTTATGCTGCACTATGCTGGCCTCGACCAGCGCATTGATGCCGGCATCCCAGCCTATGAGACGGCGCTGAAAGCAGCGCACATTCCCTACGAATTATTTATCTACGAAGGAGTTAACCACGCTTTTAACAACGATACTTCTCCTGCTCGCTACAACGCCGAGGCTGCTAAGCTGGCCTGGGAGCGCACACTGCGGTTATTTAAGGAGAAACTGGGGTAG
- a CDS encoding enhanced serine sensitivity protein SseB C-terminal domain-containing protein, with translation MGLFDFLKKPDATPAPTPTPAADPASTPTPTPKGGPRYQGSQHVAPAAPVPATPAPLAPPPASEFPYEPQNVLEHLLLLAPVDENARPAFYQALLQENILMVLAPDENVGTGEVQLAEGQQIQLQVLQDGRLPIFTSEARLSDGGMNTTGVAWVAIPGQAFFGMTQGQDCVLNPFSAAGKLLPAAEIQALLGGQLTSGNGLPPDAQVTLSAPAQLPEGLAESLADFGAGNPAVTKIFLAQMQLTGDESQPPRLLLGFETLDQDPTFMQQLGPALEGRTGDFQHVDLMLIDPSSDEGVNPYFRQPDVRPVYEV, from the coding sequence ATGGGTCTCTTTGACTTTCTGAAAAAACCCGACGCGACCCCAGCCCCTACCCCCACCCCGGCGGCTGACCCGGCTTCCACGCCTACCCCCACTCCCAAAGGAGGGCCCCGCTACCAGGGCTCGCAGCACGTGGCCCCGGCCGCGCCGGTACCAGCCACGCCCGCTCCGCTGGCCCCACCGCCCGCGTCGGAGTTTCCCTACGAGCCCCAGAACGTGCTGGAGCACCTGCTGCTGCTGGCCCCGGTGGACGAAAACGCCCGCCCGGCCTTTTATCAGGCTTTATTGCAGGAGAATATCCTGATGGTGTTGGCCCCGGATGAGAACGTGGGCACCGGCGAAGTGCAACTCGCAGAAGGCCAGCAGATTCAGCTGCAAGTATTGCAGGATGGCCGCCTGCCCATCTTTACCTCCGAGGCGCGCCTCAGCGATGGCGGCATGAATACCACCGGCGTGGCGTGGGTAGCTATTCCGGGCCAGGCATTTTTTGGCATGACGCAGGGGCAGGACTGCGTGCTGAACCCCTTTTCGGCGGCGGGCAAGCTGCTGCCGGCGGCCGAGATTCAGGCCCTGCTCGGCGGGCAACTCACCTCTGGCAACGGCCTACCCCCTGATGCGCAGGTAACCCTTTCCGCCCCCGCGCAGCTGCCCGAGGGCCTGGCCGAGTCGCTGGCCGATTTTGGGGCGGGCAACCCGGCCGTTACGAAGATTTTCCTGGCCCAAATGCAGCTGACGGGCGATGAAAGCCAGCCGCCGCGCCTGTTGCTGGGTTTCGAGACCCTGGACCAAGACCCCACTTTCATGCAGCAGCTGGGCCCAGCGCTGGAAGGCCGCACTGGCGATTTCCAGCATGTGGACCTGATGCTGATTGACCCCAGCTCGGACGAAGGCGTGAACCCATATTTCCGCCAGCCCGACGTGCGGCCCGTGTACGAAGTATAA
- a CDS encoding DEAD/DEAH box helicase encodes MQADPAAPASFSDFNLSPELLQGVAELNFIHPTPVQALVLQPALDGQDVAGQAPTGSGKTAAYGLAILAQVDPAAKAVQAIVLVPARELALQVRDALKALGKYMPAPGLRVAALYGGHAMRDEVLSLQQTPHVVVATPGRLLDHLEKRNIIPNQLKVLVLDEADKLLDLKFQEEMATIISRLPRRRQTLLFSATMPDKVMALVRDYLTRPRMLTAAGGINGEITGAALPTSLTLRGHVLNAVEDKPAALYHLLQQPETGQTLIFANTRDKVEELAQFLRGRGVAAEVLHGKLPQPERDKALMKLRNNSAQALVATDVAARGLDVPALDTVIQYDLPHDAETFQHRAGRTARAGVAGTAHLLATPPEQARVQAWPSAQGAQWKRLVPPAMPPANAANKLPRPETITLHVTAGKKHKVSAHDLVGAFVNVGGLERHTVGRIEVFDFYSYVAVPRKQAAEILEKLNGAKVKGVKVRVTEVA; translated from the coding sequence ATGCAAGCTGACCCCGCCGCTCCGGCCTCGTTTTCCGACTTCAACCTCTCGCCCGAGCTGCTGCAAGGCGTGGCTGAACTGAATTTTATTCACCCTACTCCCGTGCAGGCGCTGGTACTCCAGCCCGCCCTCGACGGGCAGGACGTGGCTGGCCAGGCCCCCACCGGCTCGGGCAAAACCGCCGCCTACGGCCTCGCCATCCTAGCCCAGGTAGACCCCGCCGCCAAGGCGGTACAGGCCATCGTGCTGGTGCCGGCCCGCGAGCTGGCGCTGCAAGTGCGCGACGCACTCAAGGCGCTGGGCAAGTACATGCCAGCACCCGGCTTGCGCGTGGCGGCCCTCTACGGCGGCCACGCCATGCGCGACGAAGTGCTGAGTTTGCAGCAAACGCCGCACGTGGTAGTCGCTACCCCCGGCCGCCTGCTCGACCACCTGGAGAAGCGTAATATTATCCCTAACCAGCTGAAAGTGTTGGTGTTGGATGAGGCCGATAAGCTGCTCGACCTGAAATTTCAGGAAGAAATGGCGACCATCATCAGCCGCTTGCCGCGCCGCCGGCAGACGCTCCTATTTTCGGCTACTATGCCCGATAAGGTGATGGCCCTGGTGCGCGACTACCTCACCCGCCCCCGCATGCTCACCGCTGCTGGCGGCATCAATGGCGAGATAACCGGCGCGGCCCTGCCCACCTCGCTCACGCTGCGCGGCCACGTCCTCAACGCCGTAGAGGATAAGCCCGCCGCCCTCTACCACCTGCTGCAACAGCCCGAAACCGGCCAGACGCTCATCTTCGCCAACACCCGCGACAAGGTGGAGGAACTGGCCCAGTTCCTGCGCGGCCGCGGCGTAGCGGCCGAGGTGCTGCACGGCAAGCTACCTCAGCCCGAGCGCGACAAAGCCCTGATGAAGCTGCGCAATAACTCGGCCCAGGCCCTGGTAGCCACCGATGTAGCCGCCCGCGGCCTCGACGTGCCCGCTCTCGACACCGTTATTCAGTACGACCTGCCGCACGATGCCGAAACCTTCCAGCACCGAGCCGGCCGCACGGCGCGGGCCGGCGTAGCCGGCACCGCCCACCTGCTGGCTACCCCCCCCGAGCAGGCCCGCGTGCAGGCCTGGCCCTCGGCCCAGGGCGCGCAGTGGAAACGCCTGGTACCCCCGGCCATGCCACCCGCCAACGCCGCTAACAAGCTGCCCCGCCCCGAAACAATCACGCTGCACGTCACGGCCGGTAAGAAGCATAAGGTCAGCGCCCACGACCTGGTTGGCGCCTTCGTCAACGTCGGTGGCTTAGAGCGCCATACCGTGGGCCGCATTGAGGTGTTCGATTTTTATTCCTACGTGGCCGTGCCGCGCAAACAAGCAGCCGAAATCCTCGAAAAGCTGAACGGCGCGAAAGTGAAAGGCGTGAAAGTGCGCGTCACGGAAGTGGCGTAA
- a CDS encoding M42 family metallopeptidase, with amino-acid sequence MRPESFEFLEKYLNNSSPTGFEKEGQKLWLAYIKPYIDEYFVDTYGTVVGVINPEAKYKVVIEAHADEISYFVNYITKEGYLYLRRNGGSDALVAPSKRVNIFGEKGIVKAVFGWPAIHVRKVEQDKAPTIETIFLDCGASSADEVEEMGVHVGSVVTFEDEFTVLNDKYYVGRALDNRVGGFMVAEVARMLKENNITLPFGLYIVNSVQEEIGLRGAEMVAHRINPDVAIITDVTHDSQSPMYEKKTAGDISCGKGPVITYGPAVQNNLRDLIINTAKETDIPFQRAAATRATGTDTDAFAYSGSGVASALISLPLKYMHTTVETVHRDDVDNVTRLIYETLLRIEDGQDFRYFS; translated from the coding sequence ATGCGTCCCGAATCGTTTGAGTTTCTCGAAAAATACCTCAATAATTCCTCTCCCACCGGCTTTGAAAAAGAAGGCCAGAAACTGTGGCTGGCGTACATCAAGCCCTACATTGACGAGTATTTTGTGGATACGTACGGCACCGTTGTGGGCGTTATTAATCCCGAGGCAAAATACAAGGTTGTTATTGAGGCGCACGCCGACGAAATTTCGTATTTTGTCAATTACATCACCAAGGAAGGCTACCTGTATTTGCGGCGCAACGGCGGCTCCGACGCGCTGGTAGCCCCGAGCAAGCGGGTCAATATTTTCGGTGAAAAAGGCATTGTGAAAGCCGTGTTTGGCTGGCCCGCCATTCACGTGCGCAAGGTGGAGCAGGACAAGGCCCCGACCATCGAAACCATCTTCCTGGACTGCGGCGCGTCTTCGGCCGATGAGGTGGAAGAAATGGGTGTGCACGTGGGTTCGGTGGTCACGTTTGAGGACGAGTTTACGGTGCTCAACGATAAATACTACGTAGGCCGCGCCCTTGACAACCGCGTGGGCGGCTTCATGGTAGCCGAAGTAGCCCGGATGCTAAAGGAGAATAATATAACCCTGCCTTTTGGCCTCTACATCGTTAATTCGGTGCAGGAGGAAATTGGCCTGCGTGGGGCCGAAATGGTGGCTCACCGCATTAATCCCGACGTAGCCATAATTACCGACGTGACGCACGACAGCCAGTCGCCGATGTATGAAAAGAAAACGGCCGGCGATATTTCGTGCGGTAAAGGCCCGGTAATTACCTACGGCCCGGCGGTTCAGAATAATTTGCGTGATTTAATTATCAATACGGCCAAGGAAACTGACATTCCGTTTCAGCGCGCCGCCGCTACCCGCGCCACCGGCACCGATACTGATGCTTTTGCCTATTCAGGCTCGGGCGTAGCTTCGGCGCTTATCTCCCTACCCCTCAAGTATATGCACACTACGGTGGAAACCGTTCACCGCGACGACGTGGACAACGTAACGCGGCTTATTTATGAGACATTGCTGCGCATTGAGGATGGACAGGATTTCCGGTATTTCAGCTAA